In the Palaeococcus pacificus DY20341 genome, one interval contains:
- a CDS encoding OPT family oligopeptide transporter, producing the protein MELKPYIPPEKSLPEYTAKAFILGIVLAIIMGAANAYLGMYAGMTVSASIPAAVISMAILMAFKDRNILENNMVQTAASAGESLAAGVIFTFPALIVLGAYTEFPYWLITIIAALGGSLGALFTIVLRRAFIVEERLPYPEGTACADVLIAGDRGGSHAKPIFYGGIFGGLYKFLGSSGLWSGTVETAKMVGSRVLYLGSDLSAALVSVGYIVGLNIAFLVFLGGAIAWFIAIPIYVAKSGNPDGLSALDLAWVTWSTKIRYMGVGAMVVGGLWSLIKLRQPIERGIKAGLEATKVRQGGTRVLRTEEDMPMNMVLILIAAFIIPLFFLYAHVIGSIGIAAVMAIIMLIVGFFGSAIAGYLAGVVGSSNNPVSGITIMSLLFTALVLKALGLSGIEGMVTTILVAAVICTAAAIAGDTMQDLATGHLVGATPKRQQIFEIVGTFFAALVMAPVLNLLIKAYGIAGTPTAKEGALPAPQAFLMAKVTEGVFKGTLEWNMVYIGAAIAIVLIIIDEILAKKGAKFRTPVMPVAVGIYLPLSLGIPIFIGGLVRWLVDKARGVKEEKATDPGVLGAAGLIAGEALMGIVFAGLIVANKAPSFGFSSNIIGVVFLAAILGWLYMTGKKVVE; encoded by the coding sequence ATGGAGCTAAAACCATATATTCCTCCAGAAAAATCCTTGCCGGAGTATACAGCAAAAGCATTTATTTTAGGTATTGTATTGGCTATAATAATGGGTGCAGCAAACGCATATTTGGGCATGTACGCAGGTATGACGGTTAGCGCGAGTATTCCCGCAGCCGTTATATCGATGGCAATATTGATGGCATTTAAGGATAGGAACATCCTTGAGAACAACATGGTGCAGACAGCAGCTTCAGCAGGTGAATCTCTGGCAGCAGGTGTGATATTTACATTCCCTGCCTTGATAGTTCTAGGAGCATACACTGAGTTCCCATATTGGCTCATCACTATTATAGCAGCTTTGGGCGGTTCATTGGGTGCACTCTTCACCATCGTCTTGAGGAGAGCATTCATCGTTGAAGAGAGGCTGCCTTACCCAGAAGGTACCGCATGTGCGGATGTTCTAATTGCAGGAGATAGAGGTGGCTCACACGCAAAGCCAATCTTTTACGGTGGTATCTTCGGTGGTCTCTACAAGTTCTTGGGAAGCTCAGGTCTCTGGAGTGGAACAGTTGAGACCGCTAAGATGGTAGGTTCAAGGGTTCTATACCTTGGAAGCGACCTTTCAGCAGCATTGGTAAGCGTTGGTTACATAGTTGGCCTCAATATAGCTTTCCTCGTGTTCTTAGGTGGTGCAATAGCTTGGTTCATTGCAATCCCAATCTATGTTGCTAAGAGTGGAAACCCCGACGGTTTAAGCGCCTTAGACCTTGCTTGGGTCACATGGAGCACAAAGATAAGATACATGGGAGTAGGTGCAATGGTTGTCGGTGGTCTCTGGAGCTTAATTAAACTCAGGCAGCCAATTGAGAGAGGTATAAAGGCAGGTTTAGAGGCTACAAAGGTAAGACAAGGTGGAACAAGAGTCTTAAGAACGGAAGAAGACATGCCAATGAACATGGTCTTAATCTTAATTGCAGCGTTTATCATACCATTGTTCTTCCTCTACGCCCACGTGATAGGCTCAATTGGCATAGCTGCTGTAATGGCAATAATAATGCTCATAGTTGGATTCTTTGGAAGCGCAATCGCAGGATACTTAGCTGGTGTTGTAGGTTCATCAAACAACCCCGTTTCAGGTATAACAATCATGAGCTTACTCTTCACAGCTTTGGTACTTAAAGCTCTCGGATTAAGCGGAATCGAAGGAATGGTAACTACAATCTTAGTTGCGGCCGTTATATGTACTGCTGCAGCTATTGCAGGAGATACAATGCAAGATTTGGCCACAGGACACTTAGTTGGGGCAACTCCAAAGAGACAGCAAATCTTTGAGATTGTTGGTACTTTCTTTGCTGCTTTGGTTATGGCACCTGTCCTCAACTTGCTCATCAAGGCTTATGGTATCGCTGGAACCCCAACCGCCAAGGAAGGAGCATTGCCTGCTCCACAAGCTTTCTTAATGGCTAAAGTTACAGAGGGTGTCTTCAAAGGAACACTTGAGTGGAATATGGTTTACATAGGTGCCGCAATCGCCATAGTCTTGATCATAATTGACGAGATCTTAGCCAAGAAAGGTGCAAAGTTCAGGACACCAGTAATGCCAGTTGCTGTTGGAATTTACCTACCATTGAGCTTGGGCATTCCAATATTCATCGGTGGTCTCGTTAGGTGGTTAGTTGACAAGGCAAGAGGTGTTAAAGAGGAGAAAGCCACTGACCCAGGTGTCCTTGGAGCAGCTGGTTTGATAGCCGGTGAGGCTTTGATGGGTATAGTCTTCGCTGGCTTAATAGTTGCTAACAAAGCTCCATCCTTCGGCTTCAGCAGCAACATAATTGGAGTTGTGTTCCTAGCTGCCATCTTAGGATGGCTCTACATGACTGGAAAGAAAGTTGTTGAGTGA
- a CDS encoding metal-dependent transcriptional regulator, protein MEITKREEEYLEAMYMLYKNKGIIRVKDIAKVLKVRPPSVVDALKKLHEKGLVHYEKYDRILLTEEGKKIAEGTYSKHMLLMQFFTEILAIPPEIAEEDACQFEHYVHEITAQRIREFAKYIQEQCPYVIKQFIKENIEKS, encoded by the coding sequence GTGGAGATAACGAAGAGAGAAGAGGAATATCTGGAAGCCATGTACATGCTTTATAAAAACAAAGGTATTATCCGGGTAAAGGACATCGCTAAAGTGCTGAAAGTACGGCCACCAAGCGTCGTAGATGCTCTAAAAAAGCTCCATGAAAAGGGTCTAGTCCACTATGAAAAGTATGATAGGATACTTCTAACAGAAGAAGGAAAGAAAATTGCAGAGGGCACGTATTCAAAACATATGCTCCTGATGCAGTTCTTCACAGAAATCTTGGCTATTCCTCCAGAGATAGCCGAAGAAGACGCTTGCCAATTTGAGCATTACGTTCACGAGATTACGGCTCAGAGAATCAGAGAGTTTGCGAAGTATATCCAAGAACAGTGCCCCTATGTCATTAAGCAGTTCATAAAAGAAAATATTGAAAAATCGTAA
- a CDS encoding class I SAM-dependent rRNA methyltransferase — MSEKKVYVDAQAYRAIDKGAMIVFKKGVIRTEGEIKPGDVVEVYSRAGKFLGKGFVNPNSNIMVRLLTKERDVEVNKELFKERLKRANEYRKRILRYEKAYRMVYGEADYLPGLIVDRFNEIASLQISSVGMERFKLDVAEAIMEAEPEIETVFEKNTGRARRREGLPEIERVLLGKEKYRTIITEGKAKFIVDMRGQKTGFFLDQRENRIALEKYIKGGEKVLDVFTYTGGFAIHAAVAGAEKVVAVDKSPRAIAQAKENAKLNGVEDRMEFIIGSAFSEMERLQKEGEKFDVVILDPPAFVQHEKDLKKGLRAYFNVNYQGLKLVKDGGILVTCSCSQHVDMQLFKDMIIAASAKAGKFLKLLEPYRVQAPDHPILMASKDTEYLKCLFLYVEDMK; from the coding sequence ATGAGTGAGAAAAAGGTTTACGTTGACGCCCAAGCTTACAGAGCAATTGATAAAGGAGCTATGATAGTTTTCAAGAAAGGTGTAATTAGAACGGAAGGCGAGATAAAGCCAGGAGATGTTGTGGAGGTTTACTCACGAGCAGGTAAGTTCCTTGGAAAGGGCTTTGTCAATCCGAACTCCAACATAATGGTGCGTCTCCTAACAAAGGAGAGAGATGTAGAGGTAAACAAGGAGCTATTTAAAGAGCGTCTTAAAAGAGCAAACGAATACAGAAAGCGTATTTTAAGATACGAAAAAGCATATAGGATGGTTTATGGTGAAGCGGACTATTTACCCGGCTTAATAGTCGATAGGTTCAATGAAATTGCTTCGCTCCAAATCTCAAGCGTGGGAATGGAGCGCTTTAAGCTCGATGTCGCCGAGGCAATAATGGAGGCCGAGCCCGAGATAGAAACAGTTTTTGAAAAGAACACAGGGAGAGCTAGGAGAAGAGAAGGTTTACCAGAGATAGAGCGCGTCCTCTTGGGCAAAGAAAAGTATAGAACCATTATAACAGAAGGTAAAGCAAAGTTCATTGTGGATATGAGAGGCCAAAAGACAGGCTTCTTCTTAGACCAAAGGGAGAACAGGATAGCCCTGGAGAAATATATTAAAGGCGGAGAGAAGGTTCTCGATGTATTTACCTATACAGGGGGCTTTGCCATACACGCAGCTGTTGCTGGAGCCGAAAAAGTTGTGGCTGTTGATAAATCGCCTAGAGCAATAGCTCAAGCAAAAGAAAATGCAAAGCTCAACGGTGTTGAGGATAGAATGGAGTTCATCATAGGATCTGCCTTCAGCGAGATGGAGCGCCTCCAAAAAGAGGGTGAAAAATTTGACGTGGTTATTTTGGATCCTCCCGCCTTTGTCCAGCACGAAAAGGACTTAAAGAAAGGCCTTAGGGCTTACTTCAACGTCAACTACCAAGGGCTCAAGCTCGTGAAGGATGGAGGTATTTTGGTCACTTGCTCATGCTCCCAGCACGTTGATATGCAGCTCTTCAAGGACATGATAATCGCTGCCAGCGCCAAAGCAGGAAAGTTCTTGAAGCTCCTAGAGCCCTACCGCGTCCAAGCGCCAGACCACCCAATACTAATGGCATCCAAAGACACTGAATACCTCAAGTGCCTCTTCCTCTATGTGGAGGACATGAAGTGA
- a CDS encoding UPF0146 family protein, whose translation MLMEAFAEYLAQKARNGKLAEIGVGFNFKVALKLKELGLDVFVVDWNKNAVEKAQELGIKAYVDDVFKPNLMLYEGVKIVYAVRPTPEIVRPILELARKLGVPAYILPFSLDEMPRELKLENYKGLAIYKKD comes from the coding sequence ATGCTTATGGAGGCCTTTGCTGAATATCTAGCACAAAAAGCCAGAAATGGGAAACTCGCTGAAATTGGTGTTGGATTTAACTTTAAAGTGGCATTAAAGCTAAAAGAGCTCGGTTTAGATGTTTTTGTGGTGGACTGGAATAAAAATGCCGTCGAAAAAGCTCAAGAGCTTGGCATCAAAGCTTATGTAGATGACGTTTTTAAACCAAACTTAATGCTTTACGAAGGTGTTAAAATCGTGTACGCAGTGAGACCGACTCCGGAAATTGTAAGGCCGATTTTAGAGCTTGCGAGAAAACTTGGGGTTCCTGCATACATCCTTCCCTTTTCTCTCGACGAAATGCCTCGCGAACTAAAGCTTGAGAATTACAAGGGCTTGGCCATCTATAAGAAAGATTGA
- the glmM gene encoding phosphoglucosamine mutase, whose amino-acid sequence MKLFGTAGIRGPIDSKVTPELALNVGKALGTYIQEGTVVVGRDVRTSSVMLENAIVSGLLSVGVDVIRLGLVPTPMLAWATNRLGNAGVMITASHNPPADNGIKVFNDRGIEFFLEEEEKLEEIIFSQSYKKAKWDEIGYVVDRDLKNDYINAILDYVNHETELKVLLDMGNGAGSLITPYLLRKMGAKVITLNAQPDGHFPGRKSEPRYENIAYLSNLVRELGMDLAIAQDGDADRIAVFDEKGNYIEEDTLIALFAKLYVEENGGGNVVTSINTSFRIDKVVEEAGGKVYRVPLGQLHDGIKKYGAVFASEPWKFIHPKFGLWIDSFVTIGLLAKIIDKEGKPLSEIIKDIPKYYLIKKNVKCPDEVKSKVMERVKEKLQEKLADEVEEVLTMSGIRLNLKDGSWVLVRPSGTEPKIRVVVEGTTEKRRKELFDMAHTLVVKTVSSLSS is encoded by the coding sequence GTGAAGCTCTTCGGAACAGCAGGTATTAGAGGTCCTATTGATTCAAAAGTTACTCCAGAGTTGGCGTTGAACGTTGGAAAGGCTTTAGGAACGTATATCCAAGAAGGCACTGTTGTAGTGGGAAGAGATGTAAGGACGTCAAGCGTAATGCTGGAGAACGCTATTGTAAGTGGACTCTTGAGTGTGGGAGTAGATGTCATACGGCTTGGCCTAGTTCCAACCCCTATGCTGGCTTGGGCAACGAACAGACTTGGAAACGCCGGTGTTATGATTACCGCATCTCACAATCCACCAGCAGACAATGGCATTAAAGTGTTCAACGACAGGGGCATAGAGTTCTTCTTAGAGGAGGAAGAGAAGCTCGAAGAAATAATATTCTCTCAGAGCTACAAAAAGGCCAAATGGGACGAAATCGGCTATGTTGTGGATAGGGATTTAAAGAACGACTACATCAACGCTATTTTAGACTATGTTAATCATGAGACAGAGCTCAAAGTTCTTTTGGACATGGGGAATGGCGCTGGAAGTTTAATAACGCCTTATCTCTTACGAAAAATGGGTGCTAAAGTTATAACGCTAAACGCCCAGCCAGACGGGCACTTCCCGGGAAGAAAATCGGAGCCAAGGTATGAGAACATAGCATACTTGAGCAACCTCGTTAGAGAACTTGGAATGGACTTAGCAATAGCCCAAGATGGAGATGCAGATAGAATAGCAGTTTTCGATGAAAAGGGCAACTATATCGAAGAGGACACATTAATAGCTCTCTTTGCAAAGCTTTACGTTGAAGAAAACGGCGGTGGGAATGTAGTAACTTCAATAAACACGAGCTTTAGGATAGACAAAGTCGTGGAGGAAGCAGGTGGAAAGGTTTATCGTGTTCCTTTAGGACAGCTTCATGATGGAATTAAAAAATACGGCGCTGTTTTTGCAAGCGAGCCGTGGAAGTTCATTCACCCGAAGTTTGGCCTCTGGATAGACAGCTTTGTGACAATTGGCCTCCTAGCGAAAATAATTGATAAGGAAGGCAAGCCTCTCTCAGAAATCATTAAGGACATCCCAAAGTACTACCTAATTAAAAAGAATGTTAAATGTCCTGACGAAGTTAAATCCAAGGTAATGGAGAGGGTTAAAGAGAAGCTTCAAGAGAAGCTTGCTGATGAAGTTGAGGAAGTTTTAACAATGTCAGGAATAAGGTTAAACCTTAAGGACGGCTCTTGGGTTTTAGTGAGGCCGAGTGGAACTGAGCCGAAGATTAGAGTCGTCGTTGAGGGAACAACAGAAAAAAGAAGAAAGGAACTCTTTGATATGGCCCATACTTTGGTTGTTAAGACTGTTTCATCACTCTCTTCTTGA
- a CDS encoding RlmF-related methyltransferase, giving the protein MRQIKELGLKIENAVKVIPELENYVKNGKIDFRDRKARLLYNKAIARAVFNIDIEYHPKALITPPISRYIFLKTFLRGGERVLEIGTGHSALMAIMASKLFNCEVWATEVSEEFFSYAKSNIERNRANVRLIKSGGEIIKSLVPEEEKFDVIFSAPPYYEKPTKGVLTPVEGVGGGKYGEAFSIHLLVEAIDYLKEGGKVALFLPDKEPLLNEIKTRAYELGYSVRDIKFKVGTRWRHSLVAFLE; this is encoded by the coding sequence ATGAGGCAAATTAAGGAGCTCGGTCTAAAAATCGAAAACGCTGTAAAAGTCATCCCAGAGCTTGAAAACTATGTTAAAAATGGAAAAATTGATTTTAGAGATAGGAAAGCTAGGTTACTCTACAACAAAGCTATCGCGAGGGCTGTTTTTAACATTGATATAGAGTATCACCCCAAAGCTTTGATTACTCCTCCAATCTCGCGCTACATATTCTTAAAGACGTTTCTAAGAGGTGGCGAGAGGGTTTTGGAGATAGGAACTGGACACTCTGCTCTAATGGCAATAATGGCAAGCAAGCTTTTCAACTGTGAAGTTTGGGCGACCGAAGTCAGCGAGGAGTTCTTTAGCTATGCAAAATCCAACATCGAAAGAAACAGAGCAAATGTGAGGCTCATAAAGAGTGGTGGCGAGATTATAAAAAGTCTCGTTCCAGAGGAAGAAAAGTTTGATGTTATTTTTTCAGCTCCGCCTTACTATGAGAAGCCCACCAAAGGTGTTCTAACGCCCGTTGAAGGAGTTGGTGGTGGCAAATACGGCGAAGCTTTTTCAATTCATCTCTTGGTCGAAGCCATTGATTATCTAAAGGAAGGAGGCAAGGTAGCACTCTTTCTCCCAGATAAAGAACCTCTGCTCAATGAAATTAAAACCAGAGCCTATGAACTTGGTTATTCTGTTAGAGACATCAAATTCAAGGTCGGCACAAGATGGAGGCACTCCTTAGTGGCTTTTCTCGAATAA
- a CDS encoding M20 family metallo-hydrolase gives MTIELISQEVEKLRDEMVNTLMELIKIPAISPDSGGEGEYDKAMKLLDIINDWPFDKIERYDAPDERAKNGIRPNIIAYYYGEKGEESPRLWILTHLDIVPPGDLSKWTVTKPFEPVVRDGKIYGRGSEDNTQSLVASLYAVRALMNLGIRPKRTIILAFVSDEETGSKYGLGWLMKEHPELFRKDDLVLVPDGGNEDGTFIEIAEKSILWMKISVKGKQVHASMPDKGLNAHRVALDYALRLDKLLHEKYNARDEVFDPPESTFEPTMGGNPSDAPNIAPGEHELVFDCRVLPQYKLDDILNDAKELAKQVEEEHKKGELPKIEIEVLQRMDAPAPTPKDSEIVKLLQEAIKKLRGKDAKVGGIGGGTFAAYFRKLGIPAVVWATLDELAHQPNEYAKIENIVEDAKVMAALALL, from the coding sequence ATGACAATAGAGTTGATTTCTCAGGAAGTCGAGAAGCTTAGGGATGAAATGGTGAACACCTTAATGGAGCTAATTAAAATCCCAGCTATAAGCCCAGACAGCGGTGGTGAAGGGGAGTACGACAAGGCAATGAAACTCTTGGATATAATTAACGACTGGCCATTCGATAAAATTGAGCGCTACGATGCTCCTGATGAGAGAGCTAAGAATGGGATAAGGCCCAATATAATAGCTTACTATTATGGTGAAAAGGGTGAAGAGAGCCCGCGCCTGTGGATTCTAACGCATTTGGACATAGTTCCACCGGGAGACTTGAGCAAGTGGACTGTTACGAAGCCCTTTGAACCGGTCGTTAGGGATGGTAAAATCTACGGTAGAGGAAGCGAAGACAACACTCAAAGCCTAGTAGCTTCGCTCTATGCTGTTAGGGCCCTCATGAATTTGGGCATAAGGCCCAAGCGCACCATCATTTTGGCATTTGTTAGTGATGAAGAAACGGGAAGCAAATACGGTCTTGGATGGCTCATGAAGGAGCACCCAGAGCTCTTTAGGAAGGATGACCTTGTTTTGGTGCCTGATGGAGGAAATGAGGATGGAACTTTCATAGAGATAGCTGAGAAGAGCATACTCTGGATGAAGATTAGTGTTAAGGGCAAGCAAGTCCACGCAAGCATGCCCGATAAAGGTTTAAACGCCCATAGAGTTGCTCTTGACTACGCACTCCGCTTGGACAAGCTCCTCCACGAGAAGTACAATGCTAGGGATGAGGTCTTTGATCCGCCAGAAAGCACTTTTGAACCAACGATGGGAGGAAACCCAAGTGATGCTCCAAACATAGCTCCTGGAGAGCACGAGCTTGTATTTGATTGCAGAGTTCTCCCGCAGTACAAGCTCGATGATATACTGAACGATGCAAAAGAGCTTGCAAAGCAAGTGGAAGAGGAGCACAAGAAAGGAGAACTTCCAAAGATAGAAATTGAGGTTCTCCAAAGGATGGATGCTCCAGCACCGACGCCAAAGGACAGCGAGATAGTTAAGCTCCTCCAAGAGGCTATAAAGAAGCTCAGAGGCAAGGATGCGAAGGTAGGCGGTATTGGTGGAGGAACTTTTGCAGCATACTTCAGAAAGCTTGGCATTCCTGCAGTCGTTTGGGCGACTTTAGATGAACTGGCTCATCAGCCAAATGAATATGCAAAGATTGAGAACATCGTCGAGGATGCAAAAGTTATGGCAGCTCTGGCTCTTCTTTAA
- a CDS encoding tripartite tricarboxylate transporter permease, producing the protein MLKEFFLGLLGGTLSGVTPALHVNTLGALLSKLNTGFGSFEFVLLVYVMGLTHTFLDAIPSTFLGVPEEDTSLSVLPAHKLVLQGKGLEVINIALTSSMLAVLFSIPLIPIYSTIASLYKPEIGKLFVLILAIFLILTEKGIKKLYALLIFLFAGTLGILIDELPLKEPYFHIFVGLFGVPAILLGMKSKKVEIGDERIEMSKWSILGFSLLGTFLGALASLLPAFTSSQAALIGSFFSKEERSFLTIVFSVNTANFFFSMENFYLTERARNGILILVKEAYPILNQNEFLMLVLSSLATAFVVVAYGLGLTKILGGVMLKVDYKKLSLGTLAFIAILSLYFDGILGLFILSAASLIGYTAVVLGVKRTNCMGVLMLKILIK; encoded by the coding sequence ATGCTTAAAGAGTTCTTCTTAGGGCTGTTAGGGGGAACATTGAGTGGAGTCACACCAGCTCTGCACGTTAACACTTTAGGAGCTCTTTTGAGCAAGCTCAACACAGGTTTTGGCAGCTTTGAATTTGTGCTTCTCGTTTATGTAATGGGGCTCACTCACACATTTTTGGATGCGATTCCCTCTACGTTCTTGGGAGTTCCTGAGGAGGATACGTCTTTATCAGTTTTACCTGCACACAAGCTAGTTCTTCAAGGAAAGGGCTTAGAGGTAATAAATATTGCTCTAACTTCAAGCATGCTTGCAGTGCTTTTTTCGATCCCTTTAATACCTATTTACTCCACCATTGCCTCACTCTACAAGCCAGAGATTGGAAAGCTCTTCGTTTTAATCTTAGCTATATTTCTAATTCTCACTGAAAAGGGAATAAAAAAGCTCTATGCACTCCTAATTTTTCTCTTTGCTGGAACTCTGGGGATATTAATTGATGAATTGCCTTTAAAAGAGCCTTACTTTCACATTTTTGTGGGGCTCTTTGGCGTTCCTGCAATATTGCTGGGGATGAAATCTAAAAAAGTCGAAATCGGGGACGAGCGGATTGAGATGTCCAAATGGAGCATTTTGGGATTTTCTCTTTTGGGAACATTTTTAGGGGCACTGGCATCTTTACTGCCAGCATTCACTTCATCCCAAGCTGCTCTGATTGGAAGCTTCTTTTCGAAGGAAGAAAGATCTTTTTTAACGATAGTATTCTCCGTAAACACTGCAAACTTTTTCTTTTCCATGGAAAACTTTTACTTGACTGAAAGAGCACGAAACGGGATTTTAATCCTCGTGAAGGAAGCCTATCCCATTCTAAACCAAAATGAGTTCTTAATGTTAGTACTGTCCAGTTTAGCTACAGCATTCGTTGTCGTCGCTTATGGGTTGGGTTTAACAAAAATTCTCGGAGGTGTGATGTTGAAAGTGGACTACAAAAAGCTGAGCCTCGGAACGTTGGCCTTTATAGCAATCCTATCCCTTTATTTTGATGGGATTCTGGGCCTGTTCATTCTCTCAGCAGCATCACTAATAGGTTATACCGCCGTTGTGCTGGGAGTTAAGAGAACAAACTGCATGGGAGTTTTAATGCTCAAAATTTTAATTAAATAA
- a CDS encoding DUF5748 family protein yields MHFEVIKEFLEDIGADYLEVEGEVHLDPQVFYRVWKYIGEPDLKTYFTEDMVVEPGSYDPPLMKYKSLKNIRIKKIYFETLDGKRILTNFSEFRKILDSHKA; encoded by the coding sequence ATGCACTTTGAGGTAATAAAGGAGTTTTTGGAAGACATAGGCGCCGACTATCTTGAGGTAGAAGGAGAAGTCCACTTAGATCCGCAGGTTTTCTATAGAGTTTGGAAGTATATAGGTGAACCTGACTTAAAAACATACTTCACTGAAGATATGGTTGTAGAACCAGGATCATACGATCCGCCTTTAATGAAGTACAAATCTCTTAAGAATATTAGAATAAAGAAAATTTATTTTGAGACCCTAGATGGAAAGAGAATATTAACTAATTTTAGCGAATTCCGCAAGATTTTAGACAGCCACAAGGCCTGA
- a CDS encoding MBL fold metallo-hydrolase translates to MEIVFLGSGGGRFITITQMRSTGGFFLKSSKNIYVDPGPGALVRSWRYKIDPRKLDAIFVSHRHVDHCNDTEVMVEGMTIGVTKKRGILIASKSVVEGDETHTPAISKYHLDSLEEIYVVKPGDKIKLGEDEMSITPSVHSDPTTIGFRLKTKEGYISYIPDTEYFKELKEIHEGSRVIIASVTRPKDMKIPYHLTVEDVVYMLKDMKEKPELFIMSHVGMKMHFANPYKEAQFIQNVTGVKTIVAKEGLRVRITENEITLKTLRPIRNV, encoded by the coding sequence ATGGAAATCGTATTTCTAGGCAGCGGCGGCGGTAGATTTATAACAATAACTCAAATGCGCTCTACAGGCGGTTTTTTCCTTAAATCCAGCAAGAACATATACGTTGACCCTGGCCCGGGTGCACTGGTAAGGTCTTGGCGCTACAAGATAGACCCAAGAAAACTCGACGCAATCTTCGTTTCCCACAGACACGTTGATCACTGCAACGATACGGAAGTTATGGTAGAAGGAATGACTATTGGAGTTACAAAAAAGAGAGGAATTCTGATAGCCTCAAAAAGCGTTGTGGAAGGGGATGAAACTCATACTCCAGCCATCTCAAAATATCATCTTGATTCTCTTGAGGAAATCTATGTTGTAAAGCCAGGTGACAAAATAAAGCTCGGAGAAGATGAGATGAGTATAACTCCCTCAGTTCACTCCGATCCAACAACTATCGGCTTTCGGTTAAAGACAAAAGAGGGTTATATCTCATACATTCCAGACACAGAGTATTTTAAAGAACTAAAAGAAATCCACGAAGGCTCAAGGGTTATAATAGCCTCAGTAACAAGACCAAAAGATATGAAAATCCCATACCACTTGACTGTGGAGGATGTCGTGTACATGCTGAAAGACATGAAGGAGAAGCCGGAGCTTTTTATAATGAGCCACGTCGGAATGAAAATGCACTTTGCAAATCCCTACAAAGAAGCACAGTTTATACAAAATGTCACAGGGGTAAAGACAATAGTGGCAAAAGAAGGTCTTAGGGTCAGGATAACTGAAAACGAAATAACGCTAAAAACGCTCCGCCCAATTAGAAATGTATAA